One window of Cohnella hashimotonis genomic DNA carries:
- a CDS encoding helix-turn-helix domain-containing protein codes for MSIRYFNILMNHLEKMQFEVAAASFEEHAGVEEGRPEVYDCNRALLVTGGSGLLHMEDRSFSMDAGTFSFLLAGKAHWIEPSPGDNLSYWWCHFRASYADRALYQAIGLPEHVRIPDPREAIAMFARIRSNLFSQQPSARLRIKTSFMELIGIFIDYFVADSERRAPLSPEFEKLEIVLSYVDEHLADTITVEHLAGLIYLHPNYFIVFFKGLMGCSPIQYVNQRRLEIARTLLADPACNVSDAAARIGMKIYYFSRMFKAYTGLTPSRYKKLVLGLGAGGAKDDEGHAESQKKGGPGA; via the coding sequence ATGAGCATACGCTATTTTAACATATTAATGAATCATCTCGAAAAGATGCAGTTCGAGGTCGCCGCCGCTTCCTTCGAGGAACATGCGGGCGTAGAAGAGGGACGACCGGAAGTTTACGACTGCAATCGGGCGTTGCTCGTGACCGGCGGCAGCGGCCTGCTGCATATGGAAGACCGGTCTTTTTCCATGGATGCGGGGACGTTCAGCTTCCTGCTGGCAGGCAAGGCGCATTGGATCGAGCCCAGCCCGGGCGATAATCTGTCGTATTGGTGGTGCCACTTCCGCGCGAGTTATGCCGACCGGGCGCTCTATCAGGCAATCGGCTTGCCCGAGCATGTGCGCATTCCCGATCCGCGCGAGGCGATCGCGATGTTCGCCCGGATCCGGAGCAACCTGTTCTCGCAGCAGCCGTCGGCCCGACTTCGAATCAAGACCTCCTTTATGGAGCTTATCGGCATATTCATCGATTACTTCGTCGCCGACTCCGAGAGACGGGCGCCGCTGTCCCCGGAATTCGAAAAGCTGGAGATCGTGCTTAGCTATGTGGACGAGCATCTGGCCGACACGATTACCGTTGAGCATCTGGCGGGGCTCATTTATTTGCATCCAAACTATTTTATCGTTTTTTTCAAAGGATTGATGGGCTGCTCGCCGATACAATATGTGAATCAGCGAAGGCTGGAGATCGCACGGACGCTGCTCGCGGATCCCGCCTGCAACGTGTCGGACGCCGCGGCGCGCATCGGCATGAAGATCTACTACTTTTCGAGAATGTTTAAAGCCTATACAGGCCTCACGCCCAGCCGCTACAAAAAGCTGGTGCTCGGACTCGGCGCCGGCGGGGCCAAAGACGACGAGGGCCATGCCGAATCGCAAAAAAAGGGAGGGCCGGGAGCTTGA